From a region of the Zingiber officinale cultivar Zhangliang chromosome 4B, Zo_v1.1, whole genome shotgun sequence genome:
- the LOC121977573 gene encoding WEB family protein At3g51220-like has protein sequence MGSNGGEHQRGVGAMAEIDTSAPFASVKEAIMLFGEKVLVGEIYANRLNQFHASTASKNDHERTRLTSVIAELEEAKHKLDKANEERSQLKCYLSSLHAELENTKLELAQLKAEDDHEKRIKDIEVEIEVENVNNHSVEFQKRRCVTFADPPVVLEEQVLLERQGSVMKKKNKKKKQQLLPLIAGLFAKKKEQQYD, from the exons ATGGGGAGCAATGGAGGTGAGCATCAAAGAGGTGTTGGAGCTATGGCGGAGATCGATACGAGTGCCCCATTTGCGTCGGTGAAGGAAGCCATCATGCTCTTTGGAGAAAAGGTTTTGGTCGGTGAGATCTATGCAAACCGTCTTAATCAG TTTCACGCCAGTACAGCAAGCAAGAACGATCACGAACGCACGCGTCTGACCTCAGTAATAGCGGAATTAGAAGAGGCAAAGCATAAATTAGATAAGGCTAATGAAGAGCGTTCCCAATTGAAGTGTTACCTCTCCTCGCTTCACGCAGAACTCGAGAACACAAAATTAGAGCTTGCGCAACTTAAAGCTGAAGATGATCATGAGAAGAGGATCAAAGACATCGAGGTGGAGATCGAGGTGGAGAACGTCAACAATCACTCGGTGGAGTTTCAGAAGAGGAGGTGCGTTACATTTGCCGATCCGCCGGTGGTTCTAGAGGAACAAGTGTTGCTGGAGAGGCAAGGCTCggtgatgaagaagaagaacaagaagaagaagcagcagctGTTGCCTTTAATTGCTGGACTCTTTGCAAAGAAGAAGGAACAACAATATGATTAA